In one window of Opitutus sp. GAS368 DNA:
- a CDS encoding carbon-nitrogen hydrolase: MKVTLGLLQHACAASPAENLKKTLALAEQAAKKGARIICTQELFRSQYFCQSENHDYFKLAEPIPGPSTVAFQKLAKKHKVVIIASLFEKRAGGLYHNTAVIIDADGKLLGIYRKMHIPDDPLYYEKFYFTPGDTGFKAWQTKYGKIGVLICWDQWYPEGARLTALQGAEILFYPTAIGWHPSEKQEFGTDQHGAWETIQRSHGVANGCYVAVTNRIGTETPIGGDGIEFWGQSFVAGTSGQILAKASVNKEEILLVPIDLGKVDVTRTHWPFLRDRRIDAYGDLTKRYID, translated from the coding sequence ATGAAAGTCACTTTGGGGCTGCTCCAACACGCCTGCGCCGCGTCGCCGGCCGAAAATCTCAAGAAAACCCTCGCGCTGGCCGAACAGGCCGCGAAGAAGGGCGCCAGGATCATTTGCACGCAGGAGCTCTTTCGCTCGCAGTATTTCTGCCAGAGCGAGAACCACGACTATTTCAAGCTGGCCGAGCCGATCCCGGGGCCCAGCACGGTGGCTTTCCAGAAACTCGCGAAGAAGCACAAGGTCGTGATCATCGCGTCGCTGTTCGAGAAGCGCGCCGGCGGGCTTTACCACAACACCGCGGTCATCATTGATGCGGACGGCAAACTGCTCGGCATCTACCGGAAGATGCACATCCCGGACGATCCGCTCTACTACGAGAAATTCTACTTCACCCCCGGCGACACGGGCTTCAAGGCCTGGCAGACCAAGTATGGCAAGATCGGCGTGCTCATCTGCTGGGACCAGTGGTATCCCGAGGGCGCGCGACTCACGGCACTGCAGGGCGCGGAGATCCTGTTCTACCCGACGGCGATCGGCTGGCATCCCAGCGAGAAGCAGGAATTCGGGACCGACCAGCACGGCGCGTGGGAGACCATCCAGCGCTCGCACGGCGTCGCCAACGGCTGCTATGTCGCGGTCACCAACCGCATCGGCACCGAGACGCCCATTGGCGGCGACGGCATCGAGTTCTGGGGCCAGAGCTTCGTCGCGGGCACCAGCGGGCAGATCCTCGCCAAGGCCAGCGTCAACAAGGAGGAAATCCTCCTCGTGCCGATCGACCTGGGCAAGGTGGACGTCACCCGCACGCACTGGCCGTTCCTGCGCGACCGGCGCATCGACGCCTACGGCGACCTGACCAAACGCTACATCGACTGA
- a CDS encoding agmatine deiminase family protein has protein sequence MSASKFTNTPAALGFRMPAEWEPQAALWLSWPHNRETWPGQFRPIPGVFAGIVAQISRFEPVRINCAAALQPRARRLCGQAGADLTRVTFYNHPTNDAWCRDHGPIFVRNDRSREVAVTDWVHNAWGNKYPPYDLDNQIPPRIAQKLGMRRFENDMVLEGGSIDVNGQGLLLTSEQCLLNKNRNPHLFREEIERNLMDYLGVKQVLWVGEGIVGDDTDGHIDDITRFFKPDGFVTVVEPNKRDPNHKLLEENLERLKGFRTPAGKKFDIVKLPMPKPFGFRGQQVPASYANFLVINGAVLVPQFRQKKRDAEVCAIIGNCFPGREVIPIDCYHLIWGLGTLHCISQQQPA, from the coding sequence ATGTCCGCGTCGAAATTCACCAACACGCCCGCCGCCCTCGGCTTCCGCATGCCGGCCGAGTGGGAGCCACAGGCCGCCCTCTGGCTGTCCTGGCCGCACAACCGGGAGACGTGGCCCGGCCAGTTCCGACCGATCCCCGGCGTGTTCGCCGGCATCGTCGCGCAGATCAGCCGCTTTGAGCCGGTGCGGATCAATTGCGCCGCCGCGTTGCAGCCGCGGGCCCGGCGCCTGTGCGGGCAGGCCGGCGCCGACCTGACGCGGGTCACCTTCTACAACCACCCGACCAACGACGCCTGGTGCCGCGATCACGGCCCGATCTTTGTGCGGAACGACCGGTCGCGCGAAGTCGCCGTGACCGACTGGGTGCACAATGCCTGGGGCAACAAGTATCCGCCCTACGACCTCGACAACCAGATCCCGCCGCGCATCGCGCAGAAGCTCGGGATGCGCCGCTTCGAGAACGACATGGTGCTCGAGGGCGGCTCGATCGACGTGAACGGCCAGGGCCTGCTGCTGACGAGCGAGCAGTGCCTGCTGAACAAGAACCGCAACCCGCACCTGTTCCGCGAGGAAATCGAGCGAAACCTGATGGATTACCTCGGGGTGAAGCAGGTGCTGTGGGTGGGCGAGGGGATCGTCGGCGACGACACCGACGGCCATATCGACGACATCACGCGCTTCTTCAAGCCCGACGGCTTCGTCACCGTGGTGGAGCCGAACAAGCGCGACCCGAACCACAAGCTGCTCGAGGAAAATCTGGAACGTCTGAAAGGCTTTCGCACGCCGGCCGGCAAGAAGTTCGACATCGTGAAGCTGCCGATGCCGAAGCCGTTCGGTTTCCGCGGCCAGCAGGTGCCGGCCAGCTACGCGAATTTCCTCGTCATCAACGGCGCGGTGCTCGTGCCGCAGTTCCGGCAGAAGAAACGCGATGCCGAAGTGTGTGCAATCATCGGGAACTGCTTCCCGGGGCGGGAGGTCATTCCGATCGATTGCTACCACCTGATCTGGGGCCTCGGCACCCTGCACTGCATCTCGCAGCAGCAGCCCGCCTGA
- a CDS encoding response regulator transcription factor → MCAEPRPLIVVVEDEEELSKVIAQHLEDAGMNIQAYNRIAPALRFLQHNFANLVLLDVNMPEGSGFDLLRQMKEQDINTPAIFLTANSQDEDKVKGLNLGGDDYITKPFSYTELVARINAVLRRAEGQTDFNVTKNVRTTDGPFEFLGVKVHPERLELDFPNGVTLKTGRKELGILAYLHTHVGVVITRKELIHSVWGMHADIRSRSLDQYIVKVRAAFEKNGLSLDCFRTVHGIGYIFEPPTK, encoded by the coding sequence ATGTGCGCCGAACCCCGCCCCCTGATTGTCGTCGTCGAAGACGAGGAAGAGCTGTCGAAAGTCATCGCGCAGCATCTCGAGGATGCCGGCATGAACATCCAGGCTTACAACCGCATTGCCCCCGCGCTGCGCTTCCTCCAGCACAATTTCGCCAACCTGGTCCTGCTCGACGTCAACATGCCGGAAGGTTCCGGCTTCGATCTCCTCCGGCAGATGAAGGAGCAGGACATCAACACCCCGGCCATCTTCCTCACCGCCAACTCGCAGGACGAGGACAAGGTCAAGGGCCTCAACCTCGGCGGGGATGACTACATCACCAAGCCCTTCAGCTACACCGAGCTGGTCGCCCGCATCAATGCCGTCCTCCGCCGCGCCGAGGGCCAGACGGATTTCAACGTCACCAAGAACGTCCGCACCACCGACGGCCCCTTCGAGTTTCTCGGCGTCAAGGTGCACCCGGAGCGCCTCGAGCTCGATTTCCCCAACGGCGTCACGCTCAAGACCGGCCGCAAGGAGCTGGGCATCCTCGCCTACCTCCACACCCACGTCGGCGTCGTCATCACCCGCAAGGAGCTGATCCATTCCGTCTGGGGCATGCACGCCGACATCCGCAGCCGCTCGCTCGACCAATACATCGTCAAGGTGCGCGCGGCTTTCGAGAAGAACGGACTCTCCCTCGACTGCTTCCGGACCGTCCACGGCATCGGCTACATCTTCGAGCCGCCGACGAAGTAG
- a CDS encoding 5'-3' exonuclease H3TH domain-containing protein: protein MAKWLLVDGYNMAFRAFYGMPELTRADGFPTGALHGWVKTMWRLQDQEKPDAMVVFFDLGGSQDRLALHPEYKAQRKETPEPLEKQIPVIKELTRAMGLVGVELDGVESDDLLAAQARILARAGHEVLIVSADKDFAQCVDGRIKILLPPPTANPKLGWRVLDPAGVVEKFGVPPAQIAEYLALIGDTSDNIPGISGVGPKTAVKWFQEFASLEGIIAHAAELKPERFREVVAREADKLRMNLKLTTLPAESPLPSVAAGEPQAGELFALLEKLEMKSSLTEAKERYSGQKELF from the coding sequence ATGGCGAAATGGCTTTTGGTGGACGGCTACAACATGGCGTTCCGGGCGTTCTACGGGATGCCCGAGCTGACGCGGGCCGACGGTTTCCCGACCGGGGCGCTGCACGGCTGGGTGAAGACCATGTGGCGGCTGCAGGACCAGGAGAAGCCCGACGCCATGGTGGTGTTTTTCGACCTCGGCGGCTCCCAGGACCGGCTGGCCCTGCACCCGGAATACAAGGCGCAGCGCAAGGAGACGCCCGAGCCGCTGGAGAAGCAGATCCCGGTGATCAAGGAGCTGACGCGGGCGATGGGCCTCGTGGGCGTGGAGCTGGACGGCGTGGAGTCGGACGACCTGCTGGCCGCGCAGGCGCGGATCCTGGCGCGAGCGGGGCACGAGGTGCTCATCGTGAGCGCCGACAAGGATTTTGCCCAATGCGTGGACGGGCGGATCAAAATCCTGCTCCCGCCGCCGACCGCCAACCCGAAGCTCGGCTGGCGCGTGCTCGACCCGGCCGGGGTGGTGGAGAAATTCGGCGTGCCGCCCGCGCAGATCGCGGAGTATCTGGCGTTGATCGGCGACACCTCGGACAACATTCCCGGCATCAGCGGCGTCGGCCCGAAGACGGCGGTGAAGTGGTTCCAGGAGTTCGCGAGCCTCGAGGGCATCATCGCGCACGCCGCGGAGCTGAAGCCCGAGCGTTTCCGCGAGGTGGTCGCCCGGGAGGCCGACAAGCTGCGGATGAACCTGAAGCTGACCACGCTGCCCGCGGAGTCGCCGCTGCCGTCCGTGGCGGCGGGCGAGCCGCAGGCGGGCGAACTGTTCGCCCTGCTGGAAAAACTCGAGATGAAGTCGAGCCTGACCGAGGCGAAGGAGCGTTACTCGGGGCAGAAAGAGCTGTTCTGA